From a region of the Candidatus Manganitrophaceae bacterium genome:
- a CDS encoding VCBS repeat-containing protein produces the protein MMKELRLYMCLTLLLLLAGCSAQPFPPDPEPTGDRNVSFTETFLFNFKTGVGDISKGNPAGNLQIVSNADLATLLSAAQDKQLLGQNLGMVSGVVLFNGATVKDVALKVTDAAGNIIAIRIEGEIENENTVLRLPDGTECQGSFAEDPNKSENGFLSFDASGKISSSLCVSRTARGQGSIYYNSPGGIPDFSNGKGTSEAGSFTIFNVPAGDIYLWASRAARGSTRITVFAEKISVGNIQVFPITIATTNVDGNAVDISQTDGTRVLDATMTILGSNPVLTANSGADGNYVFPTIGANSHFIMKSEKSSFWTTYQDLNTAPFQGQANIPTVNLDAKFYPNTYIDEKAAEVGITTIDTSKGIIAGRVQKGDGTPQHCALLTVTNGNGDNLLDAGVRIAYPGDNRPDCTRKDPNNSSVSDPNQTSSSGQFIIFNLPPGEVFIRFVAKLNPEPAVTRISGGAIASAFPGVVFDLDLFNSGNGSSQELSGGVSNESSLSVSPDTDIDILGIIQRTYNDTFDLAAYKSDPSGDYLIPENTAKEDPPYPLVAGIPYRLKTSKAGSADTYQTVRIFNSATKQDLIISSSTPPASGKGEIHGELINQNTGRLAKAVTLKITDLTGTPVGGGELTSAEGKFTITNLNPGLVNIKVISGDDSGNLVARVYDQGVSFVKFPMVKVIPVEVSVTGNVKDLGGNTVTTSLKILGRSGTVNSSDFLDLAKGIQLDTNSRFVIKATNVDFDTYNFFPKTGITDLSGLDLFSVSRNEITTIAGGTPPDPLDGIIVGNTVENRFDLGSSTTTCNDNTHGLAAGFFNQDTNLDIAVTNCPDSAPVSGPSDSVTILFGDGNGGFNTPSEEVVGKNPVAITLGDFNGDGSSDLVVANQGDDPVTDTGISILLGNPKGQFALVANPILDDNKVSLPITAQPLASPPVVGVPSPVNGPVALAVGLFDSDTNLDIAVVNGGNTSVFILLGNGDGTFHPNVDPTFGTLISNSITGTPTAILAHNFNKDIQNQVDLAIAISNGTAPGEILVLHGNTADGTFQAPDGTLCITNPISVADPRAMITVDLNSNNVQDLAVVSGNTIAILTGNASGTFELLKDLSNGPEIDPATGNPVLDACENQIFLIADPILFPPGTNLTDITFGEFNGDNRVDLAVSDKGSAGIDQVFVLFGIGDGTFSDPIKLFGTAPGINPDRILSVNIDNNELIDLIVVGSKMESLLGSERPVGGISVEARNMSGLPAGGATLYLDCSGGVDPTLNATVSCTNEDLSGRFVILNLDVPPGLPPPPALTVVRAKNQNDFGGTSCPSPIKCAAGNSLINTFADSVSFTKVRITTLDPIKVLINGVTFDPVGPPPAGRPVGTVQIDILGTPPPIPPIESTSGLGTEGDYTLTLDANSEYILKLSFLGP, from the coding sequence CTTGCTTTCAGCGGCACAAGATAAACAACTCCTGGGCCAGAATCTTGGCATGGTCAGCGGGGTGGTCCTTTTTAACGGAGCCACGGTCAAGGATGTGGCCCTGAAAGTCACCGATGCCGCCGGGAATATCATTGCCATCCGGATCGAGGGGGAGATAGAGAATGAAAACACGGTTCTACGCCTTCCGGACGGAACGGAATGTCAGGGGAGCTTTGCCGAGGATCCTAATAAGTCTGAGAACGGATTTCTTTCATTTGATGCGTCGGGGAAAATTTCGAGCTCCCTCTGCGTAAGCAGAACAGCCCGGGGTCAAGGAAGTATTTATTACAATAGCCCGGGTGGAATACCCGATTTTTCAAATGGCAAGGGAACTTCTGAGGCAGGTTCATTTACGATTTTCAATGTTCCTGCCGGAGATATTTATCTTTGGGCCTCGCGCGCAGCAAGAGGAAGTACGCGCATCACAGTTTTTGCGGAAAAGATCTCCGTTGGAAATATCCAGGTCTTTCCCATTACGATCGCTACAACAAACGTCGACGGCAACGCGGTGGACATCTCTCAAACAGATGGGACGCGTGTTTTGGACGCGACAATGACCATTCTGGGAAGTAATCCTGTCCTGACCGCAAACAGCGGAGCGGATGGAAATTATGTCTTCCCCACCATTGGCGCCAACAGCCACTTTATCATGAAGTCTGAGAAGAGCAGCTTCTGGACAACATACCAAGACCTCAACACCGCACCCTTTCAGGGACAGGCCAATATTCCGACGGTCAACCTCGACGCGAAGTTCTATCCGAATACTTACATCGATGAGAAGGCTGCCGAAGTTGGGATCACGACCATCGACACCTCAAAAGGGATTATCGCCGGTCGGGTCCAGAAAGGTGACGGAACCCCTCAGCACTGTGCCCTGTTGACCGTCACAAATGGAAACGGAGACAATCTTTTGGATGCAGGCGTAAGAATTGCCTACCCCGGGGATAACAGACCGGACTGCACAAGAAAAGACCCGAATAATAGTTCGGTATCGGATCCAAACCAAACTTCCTCAAGCGGGCAATTCATCATATTCAATCTCCCCCCCGGAGAGGTCTTTATTCGATTCGTGGCAAAGCTCAATCCCGAGCCTGCGGTGACCCGGATCAGCGGCGGGGCAATCGCTTCGGCCTTTCCCGGAGTGGTCTTTGATCTGGACCTCTTCAATTCGGGAAACGGATCCTCTCAGGAGCTTTCAGGCGGGGTCAGTAACGAGAGCAGTTTGTCTGTCTCTCCGGATACAGATATCGATATCCTGGGAATCATACAGCGGACTTACAATGACACATTTGATCTTGCCGCATATAAAAGTGATCCAAGCGGAGACTATCTCATCCCGGAAAATACTGCCAAAGAAGATCCGCCTTATCCATTGGTCGCAGGTATACCATACCGGCTGAAAACCTCGAAGGCAGGGTCAGCCGATACCTACCAGACGGTCAGGATATTCAATTCGGCAACCAAACAGGATCTGATCATATCGAGTAGCACGCCCCCCGCTTCCGGAAAGGGAGAAATCCACGGCGAGCTGATCAATCAGAACACTGGGCGTCTGGCTAAAGCGGTCACCTTAAAAATTACGGACTTGACAGGAACGCCCGTCGGCGGCGGGGAACTCACTTCAGCGGAGGGCAAGTTTACGATTACCAACCTCAATCCCGGCCTGGTCAACATAAAAGTCATCTCAGGGGATGATTCCGGAAACTTGGTGGCCCGTGTGTATGATCAAGGGGTTTCCTTCGTGAAGTTTCCCATGGTCAAGGTTATTCCGGTAGAGGTCAGCGTAACAGGGAATGTGAAAGATCTGGGGGGAAACACTGTTACCACGAGTTTGAAGATCCTGGGCCGGTCGGGCACCGTCAATTCATCGGACTTCCTTGACCTTGCGAAGGGCATTCAACTGGATACAAACAGCCGCTTTGTCATCAAGGCAACCAATGTAGATTTTGATACATATAACTTCTTTCCAAAGACCGGTATTACGGATTTATCCGGTCTGGATCTGTTTTCAGTCTCCAGAAATGAAATAACAACAATCGCTGGCGGAACGCCGCCCGATCCTTTAGATGGAATTATTGTCGGGAATACGGTTGAAAACCGCTTTGATCTGGGCTCCTCGACTACGACTTGCAACGACAACACCCATGGACTCGCAGCCGGTTTTTTCAATCAGGACACCAATCTAGATATTGCCGTTACGAATTGCCCCGACTCCGCCCCCGTCTCAGGCCCCTCGGACAGCGTGACCATTTTGTTCGGGGATGGGAATGGCGGTTTCAATACACCCTCTGAAGAAGTCGTCGGGAAAAATCCTGTCGCGATTACCCTTGGAGATTTTAACGGCGACGGGAGTTCTGATCTGGTGGTCGCCAATCAGGGAGATGACCCCGTTACAGACACGGGCATTTCGATTCTCCTGGGTAACCCAAAAGGCCAGTTTGCCTTGGTCGCAAACCCGATTCTTGATGACAACAAGGTCTCGCTTCCCATCACCGCACAACCTTTAGCATCTCCTCCTGTTGTCGGAGTCCCTTCACCCGTCAACGGTCCGGTTGCCCTGGCTGTCGGTCTCTTTGACTCAGACACAAATCTTGATATTGCCGTGGTCAATGGTGGAAATACCTCTGTCTTTATCTTATTGGGAAATGGCGATGGCACCTTCCACCCGAATGTTGATCCGACATTCGGAACCCTGATCTCAAATTCAATTACAGGGACGCCTACCGCCATCCTGGCTCATAATTTTAACAAAGACATACAAAACCAGGTAGATCTCGCCATTGCCATTAGCAACGGCACTGCCCCCGGAGAGATCCTGGTCCTGCATGGCAATACAGCAGATGGAACATTTCAAGCCCCCGATGGTACCTTATGTATTACAAATCCGATTTCGGTTGCCGATCCCAGGGCGATGATCACGGTCGATCTCAATTCAAACAATGTCCAGGATCTGGCCGTTGTCTCCGGAAATACCATTGCCATCCTTACAGGCAATGCGAGCGGCACATTTGAACTGCTCAAAGACCTGAGCAATGGCCCTGAAATAGATCCAGCCACGGGGAATCCAGTTCTCGATGCCTGCGAGAACCAGATTTTCCTCATAGCAGACCCTATCCTTTTTCCACCCGGAACCAACCTGACAGACATTACCTTTGGAGAGTTCAATGGGGACAACCGCGTCGATCTCGCGGTTTCCGATAAAGGGAGTGCTGGCATTGATCAGGTTTTTGTCCTCTTCGGAATTGGCGATGGGACATTCTCTGACCCGATTAAACTGTTTGGCACCGCGCCAGGAATTAATCCTGATCGTATTCTGTCCGTCAACATCGACAATAACGAACTGATCGATCTAATCGTGGTCGGCTCCAAGATGGAAAGCCTCCTCGGAAGTGAAAGACCGGTTGGGGGAATCTCTGTTGAGGCAAGAAATATGTCAGGCCTCCCCGCGGGAGGAGCGACACTCTATCTCGACTGTTCCGGAGGGGTCGATCCGACTTTAAATGCGACAGTATCTTGCACGAATGAAGACCTTAGCGGTCGTTTTGTAATCCTAAATCTCGATGTTCCGCCCGGTTTACCTCCCCCACCCGCCTTGACCGTGGTTCGGGCAAAGAACCAAAATGACTTTGGCGGGACTAGCTGCCCCTCTCCCATAAAGTGCGCGGCAGGAAACAGTCTCATCAATACCTTTGCGGACAGCGTTTCGTTTACAAAGGTCAGGATCACAACCCTGGACCCGATTAAAGTCCTTATCAACGGGGTCACCTTCGATCCGGTGGGCCCTCCTCCGGCAGGCCGCCCGGTCGGGACAGTCCAAATCGATATTCTGGGAACACCCCCCCCCATCCCACCTATTGAATCGACGAGCGGGCTGGGGACGGAAGGCGACTATACACTGACCCTCGATGCCAATAGCGAATATATCTTAAAACTCTCTTTCCTGGGTCCCTGA
- a CDS encoding zinc ABC transporter substrate-binding protein has protein sequence MFRILIPSLLIALVLRGTSAAASEKLQVVTTVAPITNIVLNIGGNRIDLHGIVPEGTDSHTFEPAPSDIKYLAGADLLIFNGLHLEVPTEKLVKANMKPGARILKLGDHTIAEKEWRFDFSFPESEGSPNPHLWLNIAHAMRYAELVRDALVTLDPGNKTFYEQRTHSYLLRLKVLDEAALKVIRSIPPKNRKLVTYHDSWAYFCPRYGCTVIGAIQPSSFSDPPPKEMARLIDQLKAEKVPAIFGSEVFPSKILNQIGREAGVEFISTLRDDNLPGASDTPEHSYIGMMLENLRTMANTLGGSPDGLEGIDPRNLD, from the coding sequence ATGTTTAGGATATTGATTCCTTCTCTGCTTATTGCATTGGTTCTTCGCGGGACAAGCGCAGCGGCTTCGGAGAAACTGCAAGTGGTGACAACGGTTGCGCCAATTACCAATATTGTTCTGAATATCGGTGGAAACCGGATTGACCTTCACGGGATTGTTCCGGAGGGAACCGACTCCCATACCTTTGAACCGGCGCCGTCCGATATTAAATATCTTGCCGGAGCCGACCTGCTGATCTTCAACGGACTCCATCTGGAGGTCCCGACCGAGAAACTGGTAAAAGCTAATATGAAACCCGGCGCCAGAATACTCAAACTGGGGGATCATACCATCGCTGAGAAAGAATGGCGTTTTGACTTCAGTTTTCCTGAATCAGAAGGCAGCCCCAACCCCCACTTATGGCTCAATATCGCCCATGCCATGCGCTACGCCGAACTGGTCCGCGATGCCCTGGTCACGCTCGACCCAGGGAACAAGACGTTTTACGAACAAAGGACACACAGTTACCTTTTGAGATTAAAAGTACTGGATGAGGCGGCCTTGAAGGTCATTAGAAGCATTCCTCCGAAGAACAGAAAGCTGGTCACCTACCATGACTCCTGGGCCTATTTTTGTCCGCGCTACGGCTGTACCGTCATCGGGGCGATCCAGCCTTCGAGCTTCTCCGATCCTCCTCCCAAAGAAATGGCCCGCCTCATCGACCAGCTCAAGGCGGAGAAAGTGCCAGCCATTTTCGGCTCAGAGGTCTTTCCAAGCAAGATCCTGAACCAGATCGGGAGAGAAGCCGGTGTTGAATTTATCTCTACCCTCCGGGACGATAACCTCCCTGGAGCCTCAGATACCCCGGAACACAGCTATATCGGGATGATGCTGGAAAATCTCCGAACGATGGCAAATACTCTAGGGGGAAGTCCGGATGGACTCGAGGGGATCGACCCTCGGAACCTGGACTGA
- the nikR gene encoding nickel-responsive transcriptional regulator NikR yields MSNIVRFGVSIDEGLLKQFDDYIERKKYTTRSEALRDLIRDHLVEDEWDENKETVGTITIVYDHDVRELMEKLTHLQHHYEKLIRSTLHIHLDAHRCLEVLVVQGRSGDIKEVAERLIATKGVKHGKLTATTTGKDL; encoded by the coding sequence GTGTCCAATATAGTTCGGTTTGGGGTCTCGATTGATGAGGGCCTCCTTAAACAGTTTGATGACTACATCGAAAGGAAGAAGTATACGACCCGCTCTGAGGCCTTGCGGGATCTCATTCGGGACCACCTGGTTGAGGATGAGTGGGATGAGAATAAAGAGACCGTCGGAACCATTACGATCGTTTACGATCATGATGTCCGGGAGTTGATGGAAAAACTGACCCATCTGCAACACCACTACGAAAAACTGATCCGCTCAACCCTCCATATCCATCTCGATGCCCATCGCTGTCTGGAAGTGCTTGTCGTTCAAGGCCGGAGTGGCGACATCAAGGAGGTTGCAGAGAGATTGATTGCGACAAAAGGGGTCAAGCATGGAAAATTGACAGCCACAACCACCGGAAAGGATTTATAA
- a CDS encoding metal ABC transporter ATP-binding protein, whose protein sequence is MTVNRLAQELSPEPGKSLVSLSNVTCGYHNRVVFQNLSLQIFPRQFAGLVGPSGAGKSTLLKVILGVVPVLSGTVKVSDRFIDGNQTPHIGYVPQIETVDWDFPVTVEQVVAMGLYRQSRRLPWLTRKERKRIKDLLEELGIGSYAHRQIKALSGGEQQRVFLARALVGDPELLILDEPTSGVDLKTQHAILHLLGELNRRGVTILLTTHDLNAVARHLPWVICFNKKVIAQGDPEEVFTAPILSRTYDSEMSVIRHGDVILIDDSPKAGLHFKRHQHAPEDRRPGGRGQAK, encoded by the coding sequence ATGACAGTGAACCGGCTGGCTCAGGAGCTTTCTCCTGAACCAGGAAAATCACTTGTTTCCTTATCGAATGTGACTTGCGGATATCATAATCGTGTTGTCTTCCAGAACCTCTCTCTTCAGATCTTTCCAAGACAATTTGCAGGCCTGGTCGGCCCAAGCGGCGCAGGAAAATCAACCCTCCTCAAGGTCATTCTCGGCGTCGTTCCGGTTCTTTCCGGCACCGTGAAGGTCTCAGACAGATTTATAGATGGGAATCAAACCCCTCATATTGGATATGTCCCCCAGATAGAGACCGTCGATTGGGATTTTCCGGTGACCGTGGAACAAGTCGTTGCCATGGGACTCTACCGACAATCCAGGCGCCTCCCCTGGCTGACCCGGAAAGAACGGAAACGGATTAAAGATCTCCTGGAAGAGCTCGGAATCGGGTCCTACGCGCATCGGCAGATCAAGGCCCTCTCCGGCGGAGAACAACAACGTGTCTTCCTGGCCAGGGCGCTGGTCGGGGACCCGGAACTCCTCATCCTCGATGAACCCACCTCCGGGGTTGATCTGAAGACCCAGCACGCCATCCTCCATCTTCTTGGCGAGTTAAACCGACGCGGGGTCACAATCCTTCTCACCACGCACGATCTTAATGCCGTTGCAAGGCATCTCCCCTGGGTGATCTGTTTCAACAAAAAGGTCATCGCCCAGGGAGATCCCGAAGAGGTCTTCACTGCGCCCATACTCTCCCGGACCTATGACTCGGAAATGTCGGTCATCCGCCATGGAGATGTTATCCTCATCGATGACAGCCCCAAGGCCGGGCTGCACTTTAAGCGACATCAGCATGCCCCTGAGGACCGAAGACCAGGGGGAAGAGGGCAGGCTAAATGA